Sequence from the Undibacterium piscinae genome:
TTCCGGCAATGGCCAGAAAGAGCTGCTATACGCCTTGTCCGGCGAAGACTGTCGCTCACCACGTGGCTGCATACAGCTGGGCGCGGTCGATGTGTCGCATATGCACCCCGGAGGGCGACGCAAGTTGGGATTGCACTTTGTGCCGGAAGAACGACTGGGACGCGGCGCCGTGCCGACACTGAGTCTGGCGCACAACCTGCTGCTGACCCGTAACGAATCGATTTCCATGCCGCGCTTCGCCGGTGGCTGGATACGGGTACGCCAACTGGAAACCCATGCGGCGCGCCTGATCAAGGAATACAAGGTCAAGGCCAGCGGGCCGATGGCGGTGGCGCGCTCGCTGTCAGGCGGCAATTTGCAAAAATTTATCGTCGGCAGAGAGATTGATGCCAAACCCAAATTGTTCATCGTGTCGCAGCCCACCTGGGGTGTTGACGTAGGTGCCGCAGCACAGATACGCGGTGAAATTCTGGCGCTGCGCGACGCCGGTTGTGCGGTGCTGGTAGTGAGTGAAGAGTTGGATGAATTGTTTGAGGTGTGCGATCGCATGCACGTGCTTGCACGCGGCAAGTTGTCGCCCTCAGTACCCATGGCGGAGGCAACAGTGGAAAAAATTGGTGCGTGGATGAGTGGTTTATGGGGTAACGCCGCGGAGGTGCAAGATGGCGCGGCTTAAGCTAGAAGTACGTCCCCAGCCCTCGCAGTGGTGGAGTTACGGTTCGCCATTGCTGGCGCTGTTGTGCACGGTGGTAATTGGTGTGATTCTGTTTTCGCTTCTGGGCAAAGACCCTGTGCGCGGTTTGCAGGTGTTCTTCTGGGAACCGATACGCAATGCGTATGCGATAGGTGAGCTGGTGGTCAAAGCCACTCCGCTGCTGCTGATTGCGCTCGGTCTGGCGGTATGCTTTCGCTCCAACGTATGGAATATCGGCGCCGAAGGGCAATACATCCTCGGCGCCATCGCCGCCAGCGGTGTGGCCCTGCTGGCCGACCAGCATACCGGTGGCTGGATCGTGCCGGGTTTGCTACTGGCCGGGGTATTGGGTGGTATGGCCTGGGCCGGATTAACCGCGTTACTGCGCGACCGCTACAACGCCAATGAAATTCTGGTCAGCCTGATGCTGGTCTATGTGGCGGTACAGGTACTGAGCTACCTGGTGTTTGGACCATGGAAAGACCCGCATGGTTACAATTTTCCGCAGACCAAAAGTTTCGAGCTGGCGACCCGCATCCCGCGTCTGTTTGAGGGCTCACGGGTCAGCATAGGTGTGGTATTTGCCCTGCTGGGGGCGGCCGGGGTCTGGATATTTCTGTTTCGTACCCGCGCTGGTTTTGCATTGCAGGTGGGTGGATTGGCGCCCGCCGCATCGCGCTATGCAGGTTTTTCCTCGCGCCGCGCGCTGTGGACCGCCCTGCTGATCTCGGGTGGCATGGCCGGTCTGGCCGGTGCGCTCGAAGTGGCAGGTCCGATCGGACAGCTCACGCCCTATGTGCCGGCCGGATATGGCTTTGCCGCTATCATTGTGGCCTATGTGGGGCGTCTGCATCCTGTCGGCATGGTGTTCTCCGCATTATTGATGAGCATGTTCTATATCGGTGGTGAACTGGCGCAGTCCCGCCTTGGGCTACCCAAATCGCTAACCGGCGTGTTTCAGGGCTTACTACTGTTTAGCTTGCTGGCATGTGACACGCTGGTCAATTACCGTTTGCGGTGGGTACACACCGCTACCAAGCCCTTAGCGCAAGGAGCAACACAATAATGGAATCTTACGCACTCTTAATTGCGGCCACACTCAATGCCGGCACCGTGCTGGCGATTGCCTCGCTGGGTCTGCTAATCAATGAGAAGGCTGGCATCATCAACCTGGGCGCGGAAGGAATGATGCTGTGCGCCGCGATTGCCGGATTTGCCACCGTGGTGCATAGCGGCAGCGACACCATGGGCTTTCTGGCTGGCATAGGTGCAGGTGCGCTGATGGCGGCCATTTTTGGTGTGCTGGTGATCTGGCTCAACACCAATCAGTACGCAACGGGCTTGGCACTGAGCTTATTTGGCGCCGGCTTTTCAGCCTTCGCCGGGATTGCCTATGTGCAGGAAAAAATGCCGGAGCGGCCTAGTTTTGCCATTCCCTTCCTGTCCGACATTCCGCTGCTGGGTTCGGCGCTGTTTCGCCAACACCCTTTGGTTTACCTGACCGTGCTGTTTGCGCTGGCCCTGATTTGGTTTTTGTACCGCACCCGCGCCGGCCTGATTTTGCGCAGCGTGGGAGAGAGCCCTGAATCGGCGCATGCTTTGGGCTACCCGGTACGTTGGATACGCCTGGCTGCTGTCACGCTAGGCGGTGCACTGTGCGGCTTGGCCGGAGCCTATATTTCCATCGTCTACACACCGCTGTGGGTCGAGGGTATCGTTTCCGGCAAGGGTTGGATTGCGCTGGCGCTGACCACCTTTGCCACCTGGCGTCCGGCACGCATATTGCTTGGTGCTTATCTGTTTGGTGGCGTCACCATGCTGCAATTTCATTTACAAAGCATAGGGGTAGAGATACCTAGCCAATTTTTGAGTATGCTGCCCTACGTGGCAACCATCGTGGTGCTGGCTCTGATCTCACGCAACCCGCGCTGGATTCGGATTAATATGCCTGCTGCGATTGGAAAACCGTTTTACCCAGGCTCTTAGTTTCGTCAGCCTAGCCGCTGATTTTTTTCCACCACCCCGAAGTTTTTTAGAAAGAACTGACATGACAGATTTGCAAAAACGCGCATTACTGAAAATTGCAGCCTTAACGGCCGTGGCAAGCGCTGCCCTGGTTGGCTGCGGCAAGAAGGAAGAACCGGTTGCGGCACCTGTCACGGCTCCCGTCGCTGCCGCTCCTGCAACCAATACTGAACCTCTGAAAATCGCCTTCGCCTATGTTGGTCCGGTCGGCGATGGTGGCTGGAGTTTTGCGCACGATAACGGACGCAAAGCGCTAGAAAAAGAGTTCGGCAATAAGATCACAACCTCATTTGTTGAAAGCGTACCCGAGTCTGCCGATGCCGAACGCGTCATCCGCGACATGGTAGGCCAAGGCAACAAGCTGATCTTCGGCACCACCTTTGGTTACATGGAACCCATGCTGAAAGTCGCTGCCGACAGCAAGGACGTGAACTTCCAGCACGCCACCGGCTACAAGACTGCCGCCAACATGAGCACCTACGACAGTCGCACCTACGAAGGCGCGTACATGGCCGGCGTGATTGCCGGCAAGATGAGCAAAACCGGTACTCTGGGTGTGGTGGCATCGGTACCAATTCCTGAAGTGATCCGCAACATCAATAGCTTCACACTGGGCGCACAAAGCTCCAACCCAAAAATCAAGACCAAGGTAGTCTGGGTCAACGAGTGGTTCAATCCACCTAAAGAAACTGAAGCAGCCACCAGCCTGATCAATGGCGGCGCTGACGTGCTGTTCCAGAATACCGATTCACCTGCCGTGCTCAAGACCGCACAGGACAAGGGCGCGCGCGCCTTTGGCTGGGACTCCGACATGACCGCCTACGGCCCTAAGGCCCATCTGGCATCGGCCATCATCAACTGGGGACCTTACTACATCAAGGCGACCAAGGACGCGCTGGAAGGCAAGACCGCCTCTACACAAAGCTGGTGGGGCGTGAAAGAAGGCGCGATTGATATCGTCTCTATCGCCGAAGATGTACCTGCCGAAACCAAAGCCAAAGTAGAAGAAATCAAGGCTGGCTTAAAGGCAGGTAGCTTCGCCATATGGAAAGGTCCTATCATCGACAACACCGGCAAGGAGCAGATTGCCAAAGACGCGGTGGCCGATGACAAGTTCCTGGGTGGTCTGAATTTCTACGTCAAGGGCGTGGAAGGCAAGATTCCCGGTTCCAAATAAAGCTTTTACAAGTCGTTAAAAAAGGCCGCTTTCGAGCGGCCTTTTTGTATTTATTGCATTTATTCCGTGGAGTTGAAGACGATCAAACCATCCAATGCGGTTTAGTTCAATGAGCTTGGCTGGCAATGCCGCCGAAACACTTCCCCAAACCGTCTCCCCAAGCCACACTACGCGGTAAGCCGGGCCGATGCGCCCAGCCACTCAGCTAGATTAGAAATGCGCTTCGAGTTGCACGAAAGGCGCAGAAATATGACCGGCCTTATTCAGGACACCGGTAAATCCAGCCGCCTTTTCATCGTTACCGAATTTATTATTCCAGTAGCGATAGCCTACGCCCGCATAGTAAGTATCTTTCTTGCCTGCCAGCGAACCGACATCGAACATCACCAGAGCATCAAGCAAGGTTTCAGTCGTAGTTTCTATACCTGTACCTTTACCGGTGCCCTTAGGACCGGTAATGCTCATAAAGCCTTTGAAGTTCGCCGGCACACCTGCGTTGAAAGGAATTCCCCACACCACATTGAGCTGGGCCGCCACATCAAAATCCTGCTTGCCACCGGCAAATTTACTATTATTAGTCTCTTTATACGCTTGCAGACCGAGGTTCAGGTAACCGGATGGCAAGGCAAATTGCACCGTAGGGCCAAATAAGAAAGCCAGCGGTTGCGCTGCATTTTCATTATTTTTAGAACCTGCATTGAAACCGGTAGTGATCGCGATATCCTTGACGACACCAAACTTCATGCTGCTGCCGGTCAGGCTGCTCAGATTGAGGTTATTGCGGTAAATCGCAAACACTTCCTGCGCGCCGGCGGTGCTGCCGTTAGCCGGATCCTTGCTGTCCGATTTCAGGATATCGACATTGAAATAATTGCTGCCGTATTTAAATCCGCTGATGTGCTCCAGCGAGACGATGTGTTTTGCGACATCAACTTTATTACCTGCGGCATCAACAATGAAACCGCTCTCTTTTGCGATATAGCGATAATTAATTGAGGTATCGCTCCAGTCGGAGGCAGAAGCGGCAGCACTGCAACTGATTGCGACTGCCATGACAAGGTGTTTTACTGTGTGAGTATTACGGGACATTAAGGACTCCTGGTGGTTGTAGTTTTTCGACTTAGCGTCGTCTAAAAGTATGGTAAAAATTGAGGGCTAGCCTGATGTTATAGCGGCATACCAAGTATATGTGCAAACGTATGTTTTTACGATTGGCAACTGCTTACCCGGGTATAAATCCAACATAAAACATCGCTGTGTTTGCATGATCGGTTCGTCCGTTTTCCTGGCGTCATCAGCATGTAACACTTGCTTTCTATACTCGCACTCGATGTCAGCGCCATCCTTAAGCTCTGACAATTCATTTTTATCGGTGCAGATGCATCTTGTTGCCACTTACTTTGGAAAAATCGAAACATGTCAGATCATCCTCAAATCGGCCGTCGCCAGGCGCTTAAATTTCTCGCTGGCGCCCCTTTGTTGCCGCTTGGCTCTATGTCCATCGCTTCTATGTTAAGCGGCTGCGGTGGCAGCAGCGAGGCCGCCGCCGCCATCAGTTTTGTGTCTGCCACATTTAGCTCTATGGCTGCGCCTACGCTGGCCAATGCGGCTGCCATGGCCAGCACTACCGTAGGTTCTACCCTGAGCGTAACGATGAGCGACAAGAGCGTAAAAGATTACAAACTCTCGTATCAGCCATTCTTCATTACCGGCGACATGGTCGCTGACGGCAAAGGCGGCACTACCCTGGCCGGCGCTTACTACGACATCAACAATAAAGCCATCATGGATAATTCCGTGGCCGGCAAAGAGCGCCATATTTTTTCCGATGCACCGGACGGCACATCGCTGCTGTCAGTAGCCAATCCTACTGTCCCCGGCATCAAAGGCAAAGCGGTATTTGCGGTAGTGCAATTTGAATATACGACACGCAACCTCGCCGGTGCAGATCTGTATGGTCAACTGCCATCCCCTATCGCCGTACTGACGCTTGACCAGGACCAAACTACCGGTAAGCTTAGCCTGGTCAAATACCATAACGTCGACACCTCTAAAGTACACGGATTATGGATCACTTGCGGCTCCAGCCTGTCGCCATGGGGCACTCATTTGTCGTCCGAAGAATACGAACCGGATGCACCGTTTGCCAGCGCCGATCCACTGTTCAAGGCGTATAGCAAAAACACCTTCGGCAATGAGACTACCGCCAATCCTTACCACTACGGCCACTTGCCGGAAGTGACGGTCAATCCTGACGGCACAGGTAGCATCAAGAAGCACTATTGCATGGGCCGCATCTCGCATGAACTGGTACAAGTGATGCCGGATAACCGTACCGTGCTGATGGGTGATGACGCGACCAATAGTGGCTTGTTCATGTTTGTTGCCGATACCGAAAAAGATCTGTCGGCCGGTACCTTGTATGTGGCGAAAGTCGGAGCGGGTTTCTCCATTGATCCTGCCGCAGCCGGTGCCAAACTGACATGGATTAATCTCGGCCACGCGACCAGCGCCGAGATCGAAATCATGGCCAATACCTTGAAGCCATCCGACATCATGACGGTCTCGAAAACAGACCCGCTCGATGCCAGCTATACCAAGATTTTTACCGGTGGCACAGCCAACTGGATCAAGCTTAAGCCAGGCATGGAAAAAAGCTGCAGCCTTCCTGGAAACCCATCGCTATGCCTATCTGGTTGGCGGCAGCATGGGCTTTAGCAAAATGGAAGGCACTACCGTCAATATCAAGGATAAAGTCGCTTACTCGGCCTTGCAAAACATCGTTGATTCCATGGTTAAAGGCAATGCCAAAGGCTGGAATGAGCAAAGCGGTATCGCACTCGACAAGGCACTGGTAGCCGGTGGCATCATGGCGCACAGCCTGGCTGGCGGACAGAGCGACACTAAGGGCGCAGCGATCAAGAGTGAATGGGTGGCAATGCAAACCAAGGCCTTGCTGGTCGGCGAAGATATCGCAGCGGACGCACTGGGCAATCTGGCCAATCCGGACAAGATAGGCAATCCTGACAATCTGAAATTCTCGGAAAAACTGCGCACCCTGTTTATCGGTGAAGACAGCGGCTACCACGTGAATAACTTCCTGTGGGCTTACAACGTCGACACCAAAGTCTTGTCACGCATTATGTCCATGCCTGCCGGTGCTGAAGCGACCGGTTTGCATGTAGTCGATGACCTCAATGGCTGGACTTACATCATGAGTAATTTCCAACACGTTGGTGACTGGAGTTCTAAATTGCACAGTAAGGTGCAAGCAACCCTCGATCCGCTGGTGAAAGCCAATTACAAGGACAGATTCGGTGCCGCGGTTGGTTACCTGACTGCAGATGCGACTAGCCTGAAACTGAGCAAGTAATCAAGCAAAGAAAAAGCGCCGTTGTCAGGCGCTAATCTGGCCAATACCAACGCTGGGAAAGCCGGGCATGCGCCGCGCTTTCCCAGCGTTTTTTTCTTATTCGTGATTGGTAGTGAGCCCGGAATAAATCGCCAGATAACTACAGGGAGTGCCGCTCGCATCAAAGCTTGGGATGATGCTTACCGCCATCTTGTGCGGGGTACCGGCCTTGGTACAGACCGGTAATTGACCTTGCCAGCTCAAGCCCTGTTTCACGCTGATCCATACTTCCTGCGTAAACATCTTACGCTGATCAGACGGCAGTAACATGCCATGCTCCTGCCCCAGCAATTCATCGGCAACATACTGAGACCAGTTGCAGAATCTATCGTTAACATAAGTAATACGGCCATCCTTGGCGGTGACCGTGAGCAAGCTATGCTGATCGAGTGCCAAGCGCAACTCCCTGATCTTGGACTGGGCATTTTTCAGGGCTTGCTGACTGTTGGCTGCGCAGAGCAAACTATCGTAGGCGCGTAGCGAGGAAATCACCGTGGTAAATAGTTTTTGCGTGGTCAGGTCACTCTTGGTACGATAGTCATTGATGTCGTAATCGACAATCACGCTTTGCTCCATCGCCTGTCCCGACTGCCCGGTGCGCAATACTACCCGCACCACCTGGTTATCCAACTCGCCGCGGATCTGGCGCGCCAGGATCAAGCCAGCGCTATCGGTCTCCATCACCACGTCCAGCAAGACCAGCGCAATATCGGGCGTAGTGCGTAAGGTATTCAAGCCTTCCTTGCCGCTATACGCGTGCAAAAACATCAGCGGCCGCCCTTTGTAGGTGACGTTGCGTAAGGAAAATTTGGTAACGACATGGACATCCACATCATCATCGACAATCAGGATGCGCCACGGTGCCAGTTCCGGCGCTGACTCTGACACTAAAGCGGGCAACAGGCCATCATCATCGATCAACCACTCATCCTGCTCTTGACTGGTGTTTGATTCTATATGTGGATCAGAATTCATACTTACTCCTGATGATTAGGCGGCAACGCCGCATGCAGGGAGAAGATTCGCTAAAAAGGAAACTAAGTATAGGCTATTGCCACAATTTAAGCATAGCAACAGAATAAACCAGGGAAACTGTTGCTTGAGACAAGTATAGTCTGACCGCGAAAAAAAAACGCTCCGCAATTTGCATTACGGAGCGTTTTTTGCTTCAGTGAACCAGCCGGTTAGGCGGCTCACTGATTCAGGCAAGTGCTTACTTCACCGAAGCCGCAGCGTCTGTGTAATCGCTGACTTTATCGAAGTTCAGGTATTGATATACCTTGTCGCTGGCAGCGGTCAATACTGTCATGTCGGCCATGTACTCAGCTTTGGTCGGGATGCGACCGAGCTTGGAGCAAATCGCCGCCAATTCTGCACTACCGAGGTAAACATTGCTGTTCTTACCCAGACGGTTAGGGAAGTTACGGGTAGAGGTAGAGAACACGGTTGCGCCCTCTTTCACTTGTGCCTGGTTACCCATGCACAGGCTGCAACCCGGCATTTCCATACGTGCACCGGCAGAACCGAGTACGCCGTAATGGCCTTCTTCTGTCAATTGCTTGGCATCCATCTTGGTTGGCGGCGCCATCCACAGTTTGACCGGGATATCGCGCTTGTTCTCGAGCAGCTTGGAAGCGGCACGGAAGTGGCCGATGTTGGTCATGCAAGAACCGATAAACACTTCGTCAATCGCTGCACCGGCAACATCAGACAAGGTTTTTACATCATCAGGATCGTTAGGGCATGCCACGATAGGCTCATGGATGTCGGCCAGATCGATTTCGATCACGGCAGCGTATTCAGCATCGGCATCGCCTTTGAGCAACTGAGGATTTGCCAGCCATGCTTCCATCGCTGCGATACGACGCTTGATAGTGCGCACATCCGAGTAACCTTCAGCGATCATCCACTTCAACATGGTGATGTTGCTGTTGATGTATTCGATGATAGGTTCTTTGTTCAGATGCACGGTGCAACCACCGGCGCTACGCTCTGCAGAAGCATCAGAGAGTTCAAACGCTTGCTCTACCTTCAGGTCTGGCAAACCTTCGATTTCCAGGATACGGCCGGAGAAAATGTTTTTCTTACCTTGCTTGGCAACAGTCAACAGTCCTGCCTTGATAGCGTACAAAGGAATCGCATTGACCAGGTCACGCAGGGTAACGCCAGCTTGCAACTTGCCTTTGAAACGAACCAAGACGCTCTCAGGCATATCCAGAGGCATCACGCCGGTAGCGGCACCGAAAGCGACCAGACCAGAACCAGCCGGGAAGCTGATACCGATAGGGAAACGGGTGTGGCTATCGCCGCCGGTACCGACGGTATCAGGCAACAACATACGGTTGAGCCAGCTATGGATAATGCCATCGCCCGGACGCAGAGGGATACCGCCGCGGGTGCTCATGAAATCTGGCAACTCGTGGTGCATCTTGACGTCGACTGGTTTTGGATACGCTGCAGTGTGGCAGAACGATTGCATCACCAGATCCGCGCTGAAACCTAAGCAAGCCAGATCTTTCAGCTCGTCGCGTGTCATCGGGCCAGTCGTATCCTGGGAACCGACGCTAGTCATTTTTGGTTCGCAGTAAGTACCAGGACGTACGCCCTGGCCTTCAGGCAAGCCACATGCGCGACCGACCATTTTTTGCGCCAGCGTGAAGCCTTTTTTGGTATCAACCGGATTTTGCGGCAAGCGGAACAGCGTGGAGACTGGCAGACCCAATGCTTCACGTGCTTTAGCCGTTAAGCCACGACCGATGATCAGGGGAATACGGCCACCGGCACGTACTTCATCAAACAACACATCGCTCTTGACCTTGAATTCAGCGATGACTTTACCGTCTTTCAATGCCTGGCCGTCAAACGGACGCAGTTCGATGACGTCGCCCATATTCATCTGGCTGACATCGAGCTCGATAGGCAAAGCACCGGAATCTTCCATGGTGTTGTAGAAAATCGGAGCAATCTTGCTGCCCAGACACACACCACCGAAACGCTTGTTCGGTACGAAAGGAATGTCTTCACCGGTAAACCACAGCACCGAGTTGGTCGCTGATTTACGGGAAGAGCCAGTACCCACTACGTCACCGACGTAAGCAACCAGGTTGCCTTTGGATTTGAGTTCATCAAAGAACTTGACCGGACCACGCTTGCCGTCTTCTTCAGGCACGATGCCAGGACGCGCATTTTTATGCATCGCCAAAGCGTGCATAGGGATGTCAGGACGGCTGAAAGCGTCTGGCGCAGGAGACAGGTCATCGGTATT
This genomic interval carries:
- a CDS encoding ABC transporter permease, which encodes MARLKLEVRPQPSQWWSYGSPLLALLCTVVIGVILFSLLGKDPVRGLQVFFWEPIRNAYAIGELVVKATPLLLIALGLAVCFRSNVWNIGAEGQYILGAIAASGVALLADQHTGGWIVPGLLLAGVLGGMAWAGLTALLRDRYNANEILVSLMLVYVAVQVLSYLVFGPWKDPHGYNFPQTKSFELATRIPRLFEGSRVSIGVVFALLGAAGVWIFLFRTRAGFALQVGGLAPAASRYAGFSSRRALWTALLISGGMAGLAGALEVAGPIGQLTPYVPAGYGFAAIIVAYVGRLHPVGMVFSALLMSMFYIGGELAQSRLGLPKSLTGVFQGLLLFSLLACDTLVNYRLRWVHTATKPLAQGATQ
- a CDS encoding ABC transporter permease; this encodes MESYALLIAATLNAGTVLAIASLGLLINEKAGIINLGAEGMMLCAAIAGFATVVHSGSDTMGFLAGIGAGALMAAIFGVLVIWLNTNQYATGLALSLFGAGFSAFAGIAYVQEKMPERPSFAIPFLSDIPLLGSALFRQHPLVYLTVLFALALIWFLYRTRAGLILRSVGESPESAHALGYPVRWIRLAAVTLGGALCGLAGAYISIVYTPLWVEGIVSGKGWIALALTTFATWRPARILLGAYLFGGVTMLQFHLQSIGVEIPSQFLSMLPYVATIVVLALISRNPRWIRINMPAAIGKPFYPGS
- a CDS encoding BMP family ABC transporter substrate-binding protein encodes the protein MTDLQKRALLKIAALTAVASAALVGCGKKEEPVAAPVTAPVAAAPATNTEPLKIAFAYVGPVGDGGWSFAHDNGRKALEKEFGNKITTSFVESVPESADAERVIRDMVGQGNKLIFGTTFGYMEPMLKVAADSKDVNFQHATGYKTAANMSTYDSRTYEGAYMAGVIAGKMSKTGTLGVVASVPIPEVIRNINSFTLGAQSSNPKIKTKVVWVNEWFNPPKETEAATSLINGGADVLFQNTDSPAVLKTAQDKGARAFGWDSDMTAYGPKAHLASAIINWGPYYIKATKDALEGKTASTQSWWGVKEGAIDIVSIAEDVPAETKAKVEEIKAGLKAGSFAIWKGPIIDNTGKEQIAKDAVADDKFLGGLNFYVKGVEGKIPGSK
- a CDS encoding PAS domain-containing protein, with product MNSDPHIESNTSQEQDEWLIDDDGLLPALVSESAPELAPWRILIVDDDVDVHVVTKFSLRNVTYKGRPLMFLHAYSGKEGLNTLRTTPDIALVLLDVVMETDSAGLILARQIRGELDNQVVRVVLRTGQSGQAMEQSVIVDYDINDYRTKSDLTTQKLFTTVISSLRAYDSLLCAANSQQALKNAQSKIRELRLALDQHSLLTVTAKDGRITYVNDRFCNWSQYVADELLGQEHGMLLPSDQRKMFTQEVWISVKQGLSWQGQLPVCTKAGTPHKMAVSIIPSFDASGTPCSYLAIYSGLTTNHE
- the acnB gene encoding bifunctional aconitate hydratase 2/2-methylisocitrate dehydratase; translated protein: MLQAYRAHVAERAALGIPPLPLSAKQTGEVIELLKNPPQGEEATLLDLITHRVPAGVDDAAKVKASYLAAVAHGTEVCALISREKATELLGTMLGGYNISPLVDLLDDAVVAQAAADGLKKTLLMFDQFHDVKEKADKGNAQAKAVLQSWADAEWFTSRPEVPASITLTVFKVEGEINTDDLSPAPDAFSRPDIPMHALAMHKNARPGIVPEEDGKRGPVKFFDELKSKGNLVAYVGDVVGTGSSRKSATNSVLWFTGEDIPFVPNKRFGGVCLGSKIAPIFYNTMEDSGALPIELDVSQMNMGDVIELRPFDGQALKDGKVIAEFKVKSDVLFDEVRAGGRIPLIIGRGLTAKAREALGLPVSTLFRLPQNPVDTKKGFTLAQKMVGRACGLPEGQGVRPGTYCEPKMTSVGSQDTTGPMTRDELKDLACLGFSADLVMQSFCHTAAYPKPVDVKMHHELPDFMSTRGGIPLRPGDGIIHSWLNRMLLPDTVGTGGDSHTRFPIGISFPAGSGLVAFGAATGVMPLDMPESVLVRFKGKLQAGVTLRDLVNAIPLYAIKAGLLTVAKQGKKNIFSGRILEIEGLPDLKVEQAFELSDASAERSAGGCTVHLNKEPIIEYINSNITMLKWMIAEGYSDVRTIKRRIAAMEAWLANPQLLKGDADAEYAAVIEIDLADIHEPIVACPNDPDDVKTLSDVAGAAIDEVFIGSCMTNIGHFRAASKLLENKRDIPVKLWMAPPTKMDAKQLTEEGHYGVLGSAGARMEMPGCSLCMGNQAQVKEGATVFSTSTRNFPNRLGKNSNVYLGSAELAAICSKLGRIPTKAEYMADMTVLTAASDKVYQYLNFDKVSDYTDAAASVK